One part of the Ziziphus jujuba cultivar Dongzao chromosome 2, ASM3175591v1 genome encodes these proteins:
- the LOC107418613 gene encoding L-Ala-D/L-amino acid epimerase isoform X2 codes for MGSIGFSLNSPPNHALLHCSALNPLYNSNKSRPISGLSIKMVLATPTSLGFKNLMETITVNVQRAENRPLNVPLIAPFTIATSRLEKVENVAIRIELNNGCVGWGEAPILPFVTAEDQPTAMVKASEACEFLRRSPEMTLGSVLGEIGGILPGHEFASVRAGVEMALIDAVANSIGVPLWRLFGGASNTITTDITIPIVTPAEAAALALEYCKQGFGALKLKVGKNLNADIEVLKAIRLVHPDCMFILDANEGYKPKEAVEVLEKLHGMGVTPVLFEQPVHRDDWEGLGYVSHIARDKYGVSVAADESCRSIADVKKIVEGNLVDVLNIKLAKVGVVGALEIIEVAKASGLKLMIGGMVETKLAMGFAGQLAAGFGCFKFIDLDTPLLLSEDPVFGGYEELRTVLRQQAFNS; via the exons ATGGGTTCCATTGGGTTTTCTCTAAACTCACCACCAAACCATGCTCTGCTCCACTGCTCTGCTCTCAATCCCctttataattcaaataaatcaaGACCCATTTCAGGATTGAGTATAAAGATGGTGTTGGCGACTCCAACGAGCTTGGGGTTCAAGAATTTGATGGAAACCATCACAGTCAATGTGCAGAGAGCAGAGAATAGGCCACTGAACGTGCCCTTGATTGCCCCTTTCACGATTGCGACGTCTAGATTGGAGAAGGTGGAGAACGTTGCGATTCGAATCGAGTTGAATAATGGTTGTGTTGGTTGGGGTGAGGCTCCGATTTTGCCATTTGTGACCGCAGAGGATCAGCCAACGGCGATGGTGAAGGCGAGCGAGGCATGTGAGTTCTTGCGACGGAGTCCGGAGATGACTTTAGGTTCGGTTTTGGGAGAGATCGGTGGGATTCTTCCTGGACATGAGTTTGCTTCT GTTAGGGCGGGCGTGGAGATGGCATTAATTGATGCGGTTGCAAATAGTATCGGTGTGCCGCTTTGGAGACTGTTTGGTGGAGCTTCGAATACCATTACCACTGATATAACG ATTCCAATTGTTACCCCTGCTGAAGCGGCTGCATTGGCGTTGGAGTATTGCAAACAAGGATTTGGAGCTCTAAAGCTTAAGGTGGGAAAGAATCTAAATGCAGATATTGAAGTTCTTAAAGCCATACGTCTCGTCCACCCTGATTGCATGTTTATCTTGGATGCTAATGAAGGATATAAACCCAAAGAAGCTGTTGAAGTTCTTGAAAAATTGCACG GTATGGGAGTGACTCctgttctctttgaacaacCAGTTCATAGAGATGATTGGGAAGGCCTTGGATATGTTAGTCATATTGCCAGAGATAAATATGGGGTGTCAGTTGCTGCTGATGAGAGCTGCCGAAGTATAGCCGATGTTAAGAAAATAGTAGAGGGAAATCTTGTTGATGTCCTTAATATTAAACTTGCCAAAGTTGGGGTTGTTGGGGCCCTTGAAATTATTGAGGTGGCAAAGGCATCAGGACTGAAACTGATGATTGGTGGTATGGTTGAGACTAAACTGGCCATGGGCTTTGCTGGTCAACTTGCCGCTGGGTTTGGGTGTTTCAA GTTCATCGACCTAGATACACCTCTGCTACTGTCAGAAGATCCTGTTTTTGGGGGTTATGAAG AACTAAGAACTGTGTTGCGTCAACAAGCTTTCAACTCTTAG
- the LOC107418613 gene encoding L-Ala-D/L-amino acid epimerase isoform X1, translating into MGSIGFSLNSPPNHALLHCSALNPLYNSNKSRPISGLSIKMVLATPTSLGFKNLMETITVNVQRAENRPLNVPLIAPFTIATSRLEKVENVAIRIELNNGCVGWGEAPILPFVTAEDQPTAMVKASEACEFLRRSPEMTLGSVLGEIGGILPGHEFASVRAGVEMALIDAVANSIGVPLWRLFGGASNTITTDITIPIVTPAEAAALALEYCKQGFGALKLKVGKNLNADIEVLKAIRLVHPDCMFILDANEGYKPKEAVEVLEKLHGMGVTPVLFEQPVHRDDWEGLGYVSHIARDKYGVSVAADESCRSIADVKKIVEGNLVDVLNIKLAKVGVVGALEIIEVAKASGLKLMIGGMVETKLAMGFAGQLAAGFGCFKFIDLDTPLLLSEDPVFGGYEVNGAVYKFKNARGHGGFLHWDDLA; encoded by the exons ATGGGTTCCATTGGGTTTTCTCTAAACTCACCACCAAACCATGCTCTGCTCCACTGCTCTGCTCTCAATCCCctttataattcaaataaatcaaGACCCATTTCAGGATTGAGTATAAAGATGGTGTTGGCGACTCCAACGAGCTTGGGGTTCAAGAATTTGATGGAAACCATCACAGTCAATGTGCAGAGAGCAGAGAATAGGCCACTGAACGTGCCCTTGATTGCCCCTTTCACGATTGCGACGTCTAGATTGGAGAAGGTGGAGAACGTTGCGATTCGAATCGAGTTGAATAATGGTTGTGTTGGTTGGGGTGAGGCTCCGATTTTGCCATTTGTGACCGCAGAGGATCAGCCAACGGCGATGGTGAAGGCGAGCGAGGCATGTGAGTTCTTGCGACGGAGTCCGGAGATGACTTTAGGTTCGGTTTTGGGAGAGATCGGTGGGATTCTTCCTGGACATGAGTTTGCTTCT GTTAGGGCGGGCGTGGAGATGGCATTAATTGATGCGGTTGCAAATAGTATCGGTGTGCCGCTTTGGAGACTGTTTGGTGGAGCTTCGAATACCATTACCACTGATATAACG ATTCCAATTGTTACCCCTGCTGAAGCGGCTGCATTGGCGTTGGAGTATTGCAAACAAGGATTTGGAGCTCTAAAGCTTAAGGTGGGAAAGAATCTAAATGCAGATATTGAAGTTCTTAAAGCCATACGTCTCGTCCACCCTGATTGCATGTTTATCTTGGATGCTAATGAAGGATATAAACCCAAAGAAGCTGTTGAAGTTCTTGAAAAATTGCACG GTATGGGAGTGACTCctgttctctttgaacaacCAGTTCATAGAGATGATTGGGAAGGCCTTGGATATGTTAGTCATATTGCCAGAGATAAATATGGGGTGTCAGTTGCTGCTGATGAGAGCTGCCGAAGTATAGCCGATGTTAAGAAAATAGTAGAGGGAAATCTTGTTGATGTCCTTAATATTAAACTTGCCAAAGTTGGGGTTGTTGGGGCCCTTGAAATTATTGAGGTGGCAAAGGCATCAGGACTGAAACTGATGATTGGTGGTATGGTTGAGACTAAACTGGCCATGGGCTTTGCTGGTCAACTTGCCGCTGGGTTTGGGTGTTTCAA GTTCATCGACCTAGATACACCTCTGCTACTGTCAGAAGATCCTGTTTTTGGGGGTTATGAAG TTAATGGTGCTGTTTACAAGTTTAAAAATGCTAGAGGTCATGGTGGATTTCTTCACTGGGATGATCTTGCTT AA